The stretch of DNA CACAGGGCAGGAAGCCAGTGGGGAGTGCTGGGGACATGGCACACACTCGGGCAGGGGGAGCTGAGGGGACAAGTCCCCCTCTTGTTAGCGTGTAGCAAGCATGGCCTTTCCCTGTGGGACCCGAGCGCCACCAGCACATCCCGTGTGTGGCAAGGCCGTTGAGCATGCACAGCCAGACCCCTGCCAGGGCCGCTGGGTCACTGCCATGGACCCCTGTGCCTGTCCCAGAGCCCCCTGCCCGGCCCGAGCATGGAACCCCGGATGGCTACGACGATGCCCTGGGTGTGCCACAGGagccccctgctcccagcactggggacaTCTCCGAGGGCGTGGCACAGAGGAGGTGGATCTGTGTCCTCCCCACAGGTAAGAGGGCTCACAGCTGCCCTGTCTCCTCTGCAGAGGCACTGCATGGCAGGCTTTGGCTGTGGGGGTGGGCAGGGATCCGGCTGCAGATCCATGGGTGCTGCAGCCAGACCCCAGGTGGGGCCTGTCAGGGGGGACACGGAGCCGTCTGCCCCCCTGCACCCTTCTGTGCTGTCCCCAAGGTGGGATCTACTCCCCTCCGAGTGCCCCAGGAGCCACCAGGACCCCCTCGGAACAGCCCCCGGTGCACACAGACTATGATGATGTCGGCAGCAGCGCCCTGGGGCCGTCGCCATGAGGATGccgcagccctggggacacgTGTGTGGCGCTGTGCTGGGGCCCTGTCCCCAGGAAGGGGTGGCCCTGCCCACAGAGGTCACCCCTcctgtgcagcagtgcaggaaaacAGCTCCTGTGTAGGGATTTTCTTGGCTTTCTGTCtgaatttcccttttcctcttatTAAAGACTCTCGTGGTTTGACGCTGGCCCGACGCCAGGCACCCAGAAGAGTTGcttgctcaccctcccctgcctcagctgggcagaggagagagggaaaaaacacttcaagggcaaaacaggcttaagttaaagttacaaagtgaatgtattgctaacagaatcagagggggataatgagaagtaaaataaaccctcaaacacaccttttcttcccccagcccctccctctttcccccgacagcgcagggagacagggcatgggggtttggtcaTTTCAGCACCGAGATTTTCTTCCgctgctctgggagaggagtccttccttcccctgtgagcctgtggggtccctcccacaggagacagttctccacgAACCTCTCCCACGCGGGTCcactctcagcagcagcagcagcagccaccccgcccctgctgcagcgtgagtccctcccacgggcacacagccctccctAAACTGCTGCGCCGTGGGTCTCTTGCACGGGATGCAGGGccccaaggacaggctgctccaccTGGAAGCGGGGCCCTCTCTCCCCACCGGGTGTTCCACTGGaacacagcctcctccaggcatccacctgctctggccGGGCAccacctcccccacgggctgcaggtggagcactgcatcccccgtggatccccatgggcttcaggggcacagctgcttcaccatggtcggcaccacggcctgcagaggcacctcGGCTccggcacctggagcacctcctcgccctccttctccactgaccgTGGTGTTCCATGTTGCTttcctcacatgttctcaccacctcctcttctctgactagaaggCAAAACtgtgtgactttgttttgattttcttcttaaatatgtcatcacagaggtgttaccaagctctctcattggcccagttttggccagtagcatgtccatcttcagagccatcagccatTGGCTCTGCCGGACATGGTGAAAACTTGCAGGAGCTTCTCAAAGGAGCGTCCTCTGTGGCCCCCCGCTcccaaaaaccaggccatgcaaaaGCAATACAAAACACAAACTGTCTGGATACTGTGTTCCAGGGCTGGGACCTCACTCCGGGGCTGGCACCTCCATCCCGGGTACATCAGCCATGCCTCGGGGACGTGGGGCAGGAACTGGAAGCACAGATGCATCCCTGGGCACGGTGGGCTAAAGGGGAAGGGCACAGGGAGATTGCTGCGCTTGGCCATGGCAGGGCCCTCACCCCAGGCTCCGCAGAAGGCAGATGGGATGCcgcagctgctggcagagctgcaggatgccGTGGGCTCCCAGCTCGTTGTCCCTCAGGTCCAGGCAGGTGAGACGGGGCCCCTGCAGCAGCCGcgtggccagggctgggcacagcaggcGCCCGACAGCCGGCAGCTGCCCAGCCTGTGGGGCCGAGGGAAACAGGGAAGGAGCGCTTTGGCCTCGGCTCGGTGAGCTGCCCCAGGTGGGAAGGGCGCAGCAGTGGCTGAGGTCCTcgcagcagcaggggctggtgAGGCGGGAATGCAGCAGCCCAACGGGAAGTCTCGGGAAAGATCCTCGGAGCCGACCGAGGGTCCCCAGAGGTATCCGTGGGCCCGGAGAgctcctgtcccctctgcccggGGCAGCAGCCACCCAGCCGCACACCGCCCTCCGCTTCGGGTGCCCGCACCCACCGGCCCCGCTTTGGGCTCCGTGCCGTGCGTGCGTCTCTCAGCGGAGCAGGTCCGGGCCACTGCCCGGTGCCGCAGTGCCCGGCAGCGCGGAGGGAcggggcagggcagctcctccctgccgccgccgcgcagCGAGGGACCGCGGGACGTTCTGCTGGTGAGGATTCCTGGGGTGCAGGtggatggggagcagctgcagttccAGCTGCTCGGTTTGCTGTGCGTGGGAAGTGCCGGAACTTTGCATAGCGAAGGGGCCGGGAAACCGTGGCCCCGGCCAGGTGAGGGACACtgagagacacagcaggagacgaggatgaggaggaagagagacTTCAGTGTGGACTTTGGTGTGCTTGTGACAGGAGGGGGGTCAAATTTCAGGGACCCTCTCTAGAGGCACCAGCTTGGgctgtttctgtgttgctgCGCCTGCAGGAAGTG from Corvus cornix cornix isolate S_Up_H32 chromosome 5, ASM73873v5, whole genome shotgun sequence encodes:
- the LOC120410144 gene encoding uncharacterized protein LOC120410144 isoform X2; protein product: MPEYQEVPSRPGSPSEGSVKKLPYYTGDSVEGSDTEASPEPPARPEHGTPDGYDDALGVPQEPPAPSTGDISEGVAQRRWICVLPTGGIYSPPSAPGATRTPSEQPPVHTDYDDVGSSALGPSP